The following is a genomic window from Methanoplanus sp. FWC-SCC4.
TAAAAAATTTATGAGATTTATTTTCATCAGACCTGCTGACTTTTTTGTTTTTCCCAGTATTCCACAATCTCTTTTCCGCCGATAAATACAAGACCGTTCTCCTCAGCATATTTTTCTGCATCTTCTTTTGAAAGAGCACGTCCGGTATTGTCGTCAAGCATTTCACAGATTGTAATGCAGGGTGTGATGCCCCCAATCTCCGCAAGTGTTATTGAAAGTTCGGTCTGACCCCGTCTTTCATCAAGAAGTTTTTTGTTTGCACGCAGTGTTGCCATGTGTCCGGGTGTCCTGAACTCAGATGCAAAATCAAGAGCACCTCCGTTCATTGCATGCTTTACATGATCTGCAAGGTGGTTTGCAGTAAGCGCCCTGTCAATATC
Proteins encoded in this region:
- the ribB gene encoding 3,4-dihydroxy-2-butanone-4-phosphate synthase, with the translated sequence MIQKAVEALKKGEFVLIYDFADREGETDFAIRSDMITPEDIRSMRKDAGGLICTAVHSDAADKMGLPFASEVLKMTHIAEKEGDIPYDKKNHSSFSLWVNHKDTFTGITDIDRALTANHLADHVKHAMNGGALDFASEFRTPGHMATLRANKKLLDERRGQTELSITLAEIGGITPCITICEMLDDNTGRALSKEDAEKYAEENGLVFIGGKEIVEYWEKQKSQQV